From the genome of Mycetocola spongiae, one region includes:
- a CDS encoding gluconokinase, which produces MSTHTPPLIVMGVSGSGKSTIGQALADSFGLTFIDGDDLHPSANKAKMAAGHPLNDEDRAPWLEIIAQRIGSELAEGHPIVVACSALKRRYRDQLVAYAPETAFIHLRGDRALIAERQLHRNHEYMPNSLLDSQYNTLEPLEDGEIGIAIDPAGTPEQIVAAVRQYLSSPTS; this is translated from the coding sequence ATGTCCACGCACACGCCTCCCCTCATCGTGATGGGCGTCTCCGGCTCGGGAAAGTCCACCATTGGACAGGCCCTCGCCGATAGCTTTGGCCTCACCTTCATCGACGGCGATGACCTGCACCCGAGCGCCAATAAGGCCAAGATGGCCGCCGGCCACCCCCTGAACGATGAGGACCGCGCCCCGTGGCTCGAAATCATCGCGCAGCGGATCGGATCGGAACTGGCCGAGGGCCACCCGATCGTCGTGGCCTGCTCCGCGCTGAAGCGCCGCTATCGCGATCAGCTGGTCGCCTATGCGCCCGAGACCGCCTTTATTCACCTGCGCGGCGACCGCGCGCTCATCGCCGAGCGCCAGCTGCACCGCAACCACGAATATATGCCCAATAGCCTGCTCGACTCGCAGTACAACACCCTCGAACCTCTCGAGGATGGCGAAATCGGCATTGCCATCGATCCGGCCGGAACACCGGAACAGATCGTGGCCGCCGTGCGCCAGTATCTCTCTTCACCAACCAGTTAG
- a CDS encoding SDR family oxidoreductase yields the protein MSRIAIIGGHGKIALYLSEILIGRGHRVGSFIRNPDHAEDVSATGAEPVLADVENLLTWQLADLLEGYDAVIWSAGAGGGNPERTFAVDRDAAIRSMDAAERAGVARYVMVSYQGSSLEHSIPVDDSFHAYAQAKAEADDYLRRSNLAWTILGPSRLIDEPATGTISITRESGSVRRENVALVAAEVLNVPGTEGRTLPFNDGDTPIINALQVFN from the coding sequence ATGTCACGCATTGCCATTATCGGGGGACACGGCAAGATCGCCCTGTACCTCTCGGAAATTCTGATCGGACGCGGCCACCGGGTCGGATCCTTTATTCGCAACCCCGACCATGCCGAGGACGTGAGCGCCACCGGCGCGGAGCCCGTGCTGGCCGATGTGGAAAACCTCCTCACCTGGCAGCTCGCGGATCTGCTGGAGGGCTATGACGCCGTGATCTGGTCGGCCGGTGCCGGCGGCGGAAACCCCGAGCGCACGTTTGCGGTGGACCGTGATGCCGCGATCCGCTCGATGGATGCCGCCGAGCGCGCCGGAGTCGCCCGCTATGTCATGGTGTCCTATCAGGGGTCCAGCCTGGAACATAGTATTCCCGTGGACGATAGCTTCCACGCCTATGCGCAGGCCAAGGCCGAGGCCGATGATTATCTGCGCCGCTCAAACCTGGCCTGGACCATCCTCGGCCCGAGCCGGCTGATCGATGAGCCGGCAACCGGCACTATCTCGATCACCCGCGAGTCCGGGAGCGTGCGCCGCGAAAACGTCGCGCTCGTGGCCGCCGAGGTGCTGAACGTGCCGGGCACCGAGGGACGCACGCTTCCCTTTAACGACGGGGACACCCCGATTATCAACGCCCTCCAGGTTTTTAACTAG
- a CDS encoding o-succinylbenzoate synthase, producing MSTPVPLPSLDHLLDSARVVSLPLRTRFRGITTREALLFSGPAGWSEFSPFVEYDTAESSTWLAGALDFAYRPVTGVLRERIPVNATVPAVEAEALEAILALYPGCTTAKIKVAEPGQGLGQEIARVARTRELMGPDARLRVDANGLWSVDQAEEALRALAPYRLEYAEQPCATVPELAELRARLSGLGIPIAADESVRKASDPLAVARAGAADLLVVKAQPLGGITRARALIAETGLPVVVSSALDTSVGLSMGALLAATVPGLDFACGLGTAALLAADVTESPLLPINGSIAAARVEVSPALLDEYRAAPEREAWWFARLAACHGYLAERA from the coding sequence ATGAGTACCCCGGTGCCGCTTCCCTCCCTTGACCATCTGCTGGATAGTGCGCGGGTGGTTTCGCTGCCGCTGCGCACCCGCTTCCGCGGGATCACCACGCGCGAGGCGCTGCTATTTTCCGGGCCCGCGGGCTGGAGCGAGTTTTCGCCGTTTGTGGAATATGACACCGCCGAATCCTCCACGTGGCTCGCCGGCGCCCTCGATTTTGCCTATCGCCCGGTCACGGGTGTGCTGCGCGAGCGCATCCCCGTGAATGCCACCGTGCCGGCGGTTGAGGCCGAGGCACTAGAGGCCATCCTCGCGCTCTATCCGGGCTGCACCACCGCCAAGATCAAGGTGGCCGAGCCCGGTCAGGGTCTGGGCCAGGAGATCGCGCGCGTCGCCCGCACGCGCGAGCTGATGGGTCCGGATGCGCGCCTGCGCGTGGATGCCAACGGCCTGTGGAGCGTGGATCAGGCCGAGGAGGCGCTCCGGGCGCTGGCCCCCTATCGGCTGGAATATGCCGAGCAGCCCTGCGCCACCGTGCCCGAGCTGGCCGAGTTGCGCGCGCGCCTGAGCGGCCTGGGTATCCCGATTGCCGCGGATGAGAGCGTGCGCAAGGCGAGCGATCCGCTCGCGGTCGCGCGCGCCGGGGCCGCCGATCTGCTCGTGGTGAAGGCGCAGCCGCTCGGGGGCATTACCCGGGCGCGGGCGCTGATCGCCGAGACCGGGCTCCCCGTGGTGGTCTCCAGCGCGCTGGATACATCGGTGGGGCTGTCGATGGGGGCTCTGCTGGCCGCCACGGTACCGGGCCTGGACTTTGCGTGTGGCCTGGGCACCGCGGCGCTGCTCGCAGCGGATGTCACCGAGTCGCCGCTGCTGCCCATAAACGGCAGCATCGCGGCCGCGCGGGTCGAGGTATCCCCCGCGCTGTTGGACGAGTATCGGGCCGCCCCCGAACGCGAGGCCTGGTGGTTTGCGCGCCTCGCCGCCTGCCACGGCTATCTGGCCGAGCGCGCCTAA
- a CDS encoding GntP family permease: MTGEWSLLWELPTWGLLLVAAGSIALLLALIIWGRIHAFLALVIVSVLTAIATGIPTSQLVTVLTTGFGGTLGSVALLVGLGAMLGRMLETSGGAKVLTDALINKFGEKRAPLALSLASLMMGFPIFFDAGLVVMLPIIFTVARRLGGSLLTYAFPAATAFSVMHIFVPPHPGPVAATGLLGADVGLVLVFGLIVAIPTWYVVGHLFGGYVGRKYNIAIPDILFGAQNDESGDKFKSSPKLGTVLFLLLLPLGLIFLNTGLNALATAGVVSLEDGWVQVLRLLGETPIALLITVVLAMWLLGWRTGKPGSLVETIVDSALGPVCSIILITGAGGMFGGVLRESGIGGAIADSLDSLGLPLILAGFVIAAIVRIAQGSATVALTTAAALVQPVILTSGYNPVQLAAVVLALAAGSVFAGHVNDSGFWLVSRFFGMDTQTTLKTWTVGQALVAVVGFVIALAIFLVASA; encoded by the coding sequence ATGACCGGAGAATGGTCTCTCCTCTGGGAGCTCCCCACCTGGGGTTTGCTTCTCGTCGCGGCGGGCTCTATTGCCCTGCTGCTTGCCCTCATCATCTGGGGGCGCATCCACGCATTCCTCGCGCTTGTTATTGTGAGCGTGCTCACGGCAATCGCCACGGGCATCCCCACGTCCCAGCTGGTCACGGTCCTCACCACGGGCTTTGGCGGAACCCTGGGCAGCGTGGCGCTCCTGGTGGGACTGGGCGCGATGCTGGGCCGGATGCTCGAGACCAGCGGTGGCGCCAAGGTGCTCACCGACGCCCTGATTAATAAGTTTGGCGAGAAGCGCGCACCGCTGGCACTCTCCCTCGCCTCGCTGATGATGGGTTTTCCGATCTTCTTCGACGCGGGCCTCGTGGTCATGCTGCCGATCATCTTCACCGTGGCGCGACGCCTGGGCGGCTCGCTGCTGACCTATGCCTTCCCCGCGGCCACCGCATTCTCCGTGATGCATATCTTTGTGCCCCCGCACCCCGGACCGGTCGCGGCCACGGGCCTGCTCGGCGCCGATGTGGGTCTTGTGCTGGTATTTGGCCTGATCGTCGCGATCCCCACCTGGTATGTGGTGGGTCACCTCTTCGGAGGCTATGTGGGCCGCAAATATAATATTGCGATCCCCGATATTCTCTTCGGCGCACAGAACGACGAATCGGGAGATAAGTTCAAGTCCAGCCCCAAGCTGGGCACCGTCCTCTTCCTGCTGCTGCTTCCGCTTGGCCTGATCTTCCTCAATACCGGCCTGAACGCCCTGGCCACCGCGGGCGTGGTATCGCTCGAGGACGGCTGGGTTCAGGTTCTGCGCCTGCTCGGCGAGACCCCGATTGCGCTGCTGATCACCGTGGTCCTGGCGATGTGGCTGCTCGGCTGGCGCACCGGCAAGCCCGGCTCGCTTGTGGAGACCATCGTGGACAGCGCCCTCGGCCCGGTCTGCTCGATCATCCTGATCACGGGTGCCGGTGGAATGTTTGGTGGCGTGCTGCGCGAGTCCGGCATCGGCGGCGCAATCGCCGATTCGCTGGATAGCCTGGGCCTGCCGCTGATTCTCGCGGGCTTTGTGATCGCCGCTATCGTGCGCATTGCACAGGGTTCGGCCACGGTCGCCCTGACCACCGCCGCCGCCCTCGTGCAGCCGGTGATCCTCACCAGCGGCTATAACCCCGTGCAGCTGGCCGCCGTGGTGCTGGCCCTGGCCGCCGGATCGGTCTTCGCCGGCCACGTGAACGACTCGGGCTTCTGGCTCGTGAGCCGCTTCTTTGGCATGGACACCCAGACCACGCTGAAAACCTGGACCGTGGGCCAGGCGCTTGTCGCCGTGGTGGGCTTTGTGATCGCCCTCGCGATCTTCCTGGTCGCCAGCGCCTAG
- a CDS encoding histidine phosphatase family protein encodes MRLILIRHGQTPSNVAGVLDTRVPGPGLTERGHEQALILGRELDEPIEAIFASVQVRSQITAAPLAERLGLEVAIREDLREIDCGEFEMRDDTDAIHGYHEALLAWVEGDRAVRMPGAEDGHEVYDRVNRVVAEAEALGLNTVALVAHGALIRSWVGAHAGNIAPGFARENIMPNTGVAILEGSSREGWILESWVGTPLSPGTAGA; translated from the coding sequence ATGCGACTCATCCTCATTCGTCACGGACAGACCCCCTCCAATGTTGCCGGTGTGCTGGATACCCGGGTGCCGGGCCCCGGCCTGACCGAGCGGGGCCACGAGCAGGCCCTGATCCTGGGGCGGGAACTTGATGAGCCGATCGAGGCGATCTTTGCCAGCGTGCAGGTGCGCTCGCAGATCACCGCGGCCCCGCTCGCGGAGCGGCTGGGCCTGGAGGTGGCGATCCGCGAGGATCTGCGCGAGATCGACTGTGGCGAGTTTGAGATGCGGGATGATACGGACGCGATCCACGGCTATCACGAGGCCCTGCTGGCCTGGGTCGAGGGCGACCGCGCGGTGCGCATGCCCGGGGCCGAGGACGGCCACGAGGTTTATGACCGCGTGAATCGTGTGGTGGCCGAGGCGGAGGCCCTGGGCCTAAATACCGTGGCGCTTGTGGCCCACGGCGCGCTGATCCGCTCCTGGGTGGGGGCGCACGCGGGCAATATCGCCCCGGGCTTCGCCCGCGAAAACATCATGCCCAATACCGGGGTGGCCATCCTCGAGGGCTCCTCCCGGGAGGGCTGGATCCTGGAGAGCTGGGTGGGCACCCCGCTCTCCCCCGGCACCGCGGGGGCCTAG
- a CDS encoding DUF3024 domain-containing protein, which translates to MAAPRADLARIRRWCASALPEDRREHARLEPEFGRLDVTIRLVDDAGSAPLARLRYTETTGLWSLHWFTESGGYHEHRGLGRTPHVRKILDYLSSGADPIFRL; encoded by the coding sequence GTGGCCGCTCCGCGCGCAGACCTCGCCCGCATCCGGCGCTGGTGCGCCTCCGCACTGCCCGAGGATCGCCGGGAGCACGCGCGCCTGGAACCCGAGTTTGGCCGCCTGGACGTGACCATCCGCCTGGTGGATGACGCCGGCTCCGCCCCGCTCGCGCGGCTGCGCTATACCGAGACCACGGGCCTGTGGAGCCTGCACTGGTTCACCGAATCCGGCGGCTATCACGAGCACCGCGGCCTGGGCCGCACCCCGCACGTGCGCAAGATCCTCGACTATCTGTCCAGCGGGGCCGATCCGATCTTCCGGCTCTAG
- a CDS encoding maltose acetyltransferase domain-containing protein, translated as MPSTEDRDTRTQRERMLAGDPYTADDPELREAVAAARARAARYAAAHAADPATAGAVLRELLGSVGPGVEVLPPLYVDYGIHITIGEGTFINYGLTALDVAPIRIGAHCQIGPHVQLLTPTHPIDPGERRRGIEAAAPITIADNVWLGGGVIVLPGVSIGENSVIGAGAVVTRDIPANVVAAGNPARILRAIEGAGA; from the coding sequence ATGCCCAGCACCGAGGACCGCGATACCCGCACCCAGCGCGAGCGCATGCTCGCGGGAGACCCCTATACGGCCGATGATCCGGAGCTGCGCGAGGCCGTGGCCGCCGCGCGCGCCCGCGCCGCCCGCTATGCCGCGGCGCATGCCGCCGATCCCGCCACCGCGGGCGCCGTGCTCCGGGAACTCCTGGGGTCCGTGGGTCCCGGGGTGGAGGTGCTGCCGCCGCTATATGTGGATTATGGAATACACATCACGATTGGCGAAGGCACGTTTATCAACTACGGACTCACGGCGCTCGACGTGGCCCCGATCCGGATCGGCGCCCACTGCCAGATCGGCCCACACGTCCAGCTCCTGACGCCGACCCACCCGATCGACCCGGGCGAGCGTCGGAGGGGCATCGAGGCGGCCGCGCCGATCACGATCGCCGATAACGTGTGGCTCGGCGGGGGAGTGATTGTGCTGCCCGGCGTGAGCATCGGGGAGAACTCGGTGATCGGGGCGGGCGCGGTGGTGACCCGGGATATCCCCGCCAATGTGGTGGCCGCGGGCAATCCCGCCCGCATCCTGCGCGCGATCGAGGGGGCCGGGGCATGA
- a CDS encoding TetR/AcrR family transcriptional regulator, with the protein MTVRRVEPGRRERLLEVATDLIAERGVARTSHRGIAERAGVPLGSMTYHFSGMEEILREVFTRFAEDASARFSAALAAASTRAEACEAVVAIVHDDSLASPRGTVLVHELYALAARDSAYRVITTRWMARSRAALELHFDAETARHLDALIEGLGVHRALETPPAGREVTRDAVARITR; encoded by the coding sequence ATGACCGTGCGGCGCGTGGAGCCGGGGCGGCGCGAGCGCCTGCTTGAGGTGGCCACCGATCTGATCGCCGAGCGCGGTGTTGCCCGCACCTCGCACCGCGGGATCGCGGAGCGCGCGGGGGTCCCCCTCGGCTCGATGACCTATCATTTCTCGGGCATGGAGGAGATTCTGCGCGAGGTTTTCACGCGCTTTGCCGAGGACGCGAGTGCGCGTTTTTCCGCGGCTCTCGCGGCGGCATCGACCCGCGCGGAGGCGTGCGAGGCCGTGGTTGCCATTGTGCATGATGACTCCCTCGCCTCCCCGCGCGGCACGGTTCTGGTGCATGAGCTCTATGCGCTCGCGGCCCGCGATAGCGCCTATCGGGTCATCACCACCCGGTGGATGGCCCGCAGCCGGGCCGCGCTCGAGCTGCACTTTGACGCGGAGACGGCGCGCCACCTGGACGCGCTGATCGAGGGGCTGGGGGTGCACCGCGCGCTGGAAACCCCGCCCGCCGGGCGCGAGGTGACGCGCGATGCCGTGGCCCGGATTACCCGTTAA
- a CDS encoding DUF1349 domain-containing protein: MINPEHGTPLGWAEGAWTTPPVSLREDGTDLLVEAAAGSDAWRHTSYGFIHESEHALLADLPVGSAMEVSFRAEFAEQFDQAGLFLRVDTQTWIKAGVEWADGALQLGAVVTHGSSDWSVAPVPEWNGRVITIRLSREPAAVTVRSRVDDGPLRLVRVTHLPPNCAAQAGPYLCAPTRAGLSVRFLSWVRTAADAALH, encoded by the coding sequence ATGATAAACCCGGAGCACGGTACACCCCTCGGCTGGGCCGAGGGAGCCTGGACAACCCCGCCGGTATCCCTCCGCGAGGACGGCACGGACCTGCTGGTCGAGGCGGCCGCGGGCAGCGATGCCTGGCGGCATACCTCCTATGGGTTTATCCACGAGAGCGAGCATGCGCTGCTGGCGGATCTGCCCGTGGGGTCCGCGATGGAGGTGTCCTTCCGGGCGGAGTTTGCCGAGCAATTTGATCAGGCCGGGCTCTTCCTGCGCGTGGACACGCAGACCTGGATTAAGGCCGGGGTGGAGTGGGCCGATGGCGCCCTCCAGCTCGGCGCGGTGGTGACCCACGGCAGCTCGGATTGGTCGGTGGCGCCGGTTCCGGAGTGGAACGGGCGCGTCATCACGATCCGGCTGAGCCGCGAGCCCGCGGCGGTCACGGTGCGCTCCCGGGTGGATGATGGGCCGCTGCGCCTGGTGCGGGTCACCCATCTGCCCCCGAATTGCGCCGCGCAGGCCGGCCCGTATCTGTGCGCGCCCACGCGCGCCGGGCTGAGCGTGCGTTTCCTCTCCTGGGTGCGCACAGCGGCCGATGCCGCGCTGCACTAG
- a CDS encoding FadR/GntR family transcriptional regulator has product MSSSLHDRAVEDLGRRIISGELAPGDTVLATDLAEEMGVGRSVIREAVRVLQSLGLLESVRRLGIRVLPEENWNSFDPQLISWRLAGSERASQLRSLTQLRRAVEPAAAELAAQYADPEAAADLVALADDMRTLGRAGDVAGFLAADIRFHAGVLELSGNRMFAAMDGMVAEVLRGRTRHGLMPHHPHEDALRLHIEVAGAIAAGNGERARDAMDRIMRRTAAEVDHNLGTAPGA; this is encoded by the coding sequence ATGTCTTCGAGCCTCCATGATCGCGCCGTGGAAGACCTCGGCCGCCGCATTATTTCGGGTGAACTCGCGCCCGGCGATACCGTTCTGGCCACCGATCTGGCCGAGGAGATGGGCGTGGGCCGCTCTGTGATCAGGGAGGCGGTGCGGGTCCTGCAATCGCTGGGCCTCCTCGAATCGGTACGCCGCCTCGGCATCCGGGTATTGCCCGAGGAGAACTGGAACTCCTTCGATCCACAGCTGATCTCCTGGCGCCTGGCCGGTTCCGAGCGGGCCTCCCAGCTGCGTTCTTTGACCCAGCTGCGCCGGGCCGTGGAGCCCGCCGCGGCGGAGCTCGCCGCGCAATACGCCGATCCCGAGGCCGCCGCCGATCTGGTGGCCCTCGCCGATGATATGCGCACGCTGGGCCGCGCGGGAGACGTCGCGGGATTCCTCGCCGCCGATATTCGCTTCCACGCCGGCGTGCTGGAACTCAGTGGGAACCGCATGTTTGCCGCGATGGACGGCATGGTTGCCGAGGTGCTGCGCGGGCGCACGCGGCACGGCCTGATGCCCCACCACCCGCATGAGGACGCCCTGCGCCTGCATATCGAGGTGGCCGGCGCGATCGCCGCGGGCAACGGCGAGCGGGCGCGCGATGCGATGGACCGAATCATGCGGCGCACCGCCGCCGAGGTGGACCATAACCTCGGCACGGCCCCCGGGGCCTAA